In one Bacillus thuringiensis genomic region, the following are encoded:
- a CDS encoding ABC transporter ATP-binding protein: MTYILKTNQLTKVFKGKEVISSVNMHVKKGEIYGFLGPNGAGKTTIMKMITNLIKPTSGEIEIFGEKLTDTSYEVLKRMGTIIEYPIFYDKLTAKENLELHCEYMGYYDKNEIDHALHLVKLQGIDNKKVKDFSLGMKQRLGIARAIVTKPELLILDEPINGLDPIGIKELRDLFKMLCKEYGITLLVSSHILGEMELMADTIGVIQNGKLIKEVSMKSINGKQTEYIEITVPDVKRAAYILEDKLAIKNYKIMSGNMIRVYDTAVSQQAISKALIMNDVEIESINKKHSSLEEYFLNVMDGEGIHA, translated from the coding sequence ATGACCTATATATTAAAAACGAATCAGTTAACGAAAGTGTTTAAAGGGAAAGAAGTTATTTCTAGCGTTAACATGCATGTGAAAAAAGGAGAGATATACGGTTTCTTAGGACCGAATGGTGCTGGTAAAACAACGATTATGAAAATGATTACAAATTTAATAAAACCGACGAGCGGTGAGATTGAAATTTTCGGTGAGAAGTTAACAGACACATCTTATGAAGTATTAAAAAGAATGGGGACAATTATTGAATATCCAATCTTTTATGATAAATTAACGGCGAAAGAAAACTTAGAATTACATTGTGAATATATGGGCTATTACGATAAAAATGAAATTGACCATGCATTACATTTAGTGAAACTGCAAGGGATAGATAATAAAAAAGTAAAAGATTTTTCATTGGGAATGAAACAACGACTTGGTATTGCAAGGGCAATCGTAACAAAGCCAGAACTGCTCATTTTAGATGAACCAATTAACGGTTTAGATCCAATTGGTATTAAAGAGTTACGAGACTTATTTAAAATGCTCTGCAAAGAATATGGCATTACATTATTAGTTTCTAGTCATATTTTAGGTGAGATGGAACTAATGGCGGATACAATTGGTGTAATTCAAAATGGAAAACTAATAAAAGAAGTTTCAATGAAGAGTATTAACGGAAAACAAACAGAGTACATTGAAATTACTGTTCCTGATGTGAAGCGTGCAGCTTATATTTTAGAAGATAAACTTGCCATAAAAAATTATAAAATAATGAGCGGAAATATGATTCGTGTGTATGATACGGCAGTGTCTCAGCAAGCCATTTCAAAAGCACTTATTATGAACGATGTGGAAATTGAAAGTATTAATAAGAAACATAGTTCCTTAGAGGAATATTTCTTAAATGTAATGGATGGAGAGGGCATTCATGCTTAA
- a CDS encoding HAMP domain-containing histidine kinase → MVNLLISIIFILLCVIYIQYKMRKNSSKNLRYTYEKLESIVNVQTGEKLLVMTDDLELQKLLVAINQLLDAKQKTNADHAKVEISMRKMLSNISHDLKTPLTVILGYTEMLNKDKTMNKEEQQILLEKVHVKTLEVMELIHKFFDLAKLESGDKAIEMTKVNMNEVCREKILSFYDLVTAKGFQVHIDIPERNIYALGNVEVLGRVLNNLISNAITYGDDGKILGMTLRDDEKNVYIYVWDKGKGIDESHIDKVFERMYTLEDSRNRLYQGSGLGLTITKRLVEAMDGKIHLSSKPYEKTIFTVALKKMQF, encoded by the coding sequence ATGGTCAATTTGTTAATAAGTATTATTTTTATATTGTTATGTGTCATTTACATACAATATAAAATGAGAAAAAATAGTAGTAAAAATTTACGATACACATATGAAAAGTTGGAAAGTATTGTAAATGTACAAACAGGCGAGAAGTTACTCGTTATGACAGATGATCTAGAATTGCAAAAATTATTAGTGGCAATTAATCAATTATTAGATGCAAAACAGAAAACGAATGCAGATCATGCAAAAGTAGAAATTTCGATGAGAAAAATGCTTTCAAATATTTCACATGATTTAAAGACGCCGCTAACAGTTATTCTTGGATATACAGAAATGTTAAATAAGGATAAAACGATGAATAAAGAAGAACAGCAAATATTACTTGAAAAGGTGCATGTGAAAACACTAGAAGTAATGGAACTGATTCATAAGTTTTTTGATTTAGCAAAACTAGAATCTGGTGACAAGGCAATTGAGATGACAAAAGTAAATATGAATGAAGTTTGTCGTGAGAAGATTTTATCTTTTTATGATTTAGTGACGGCGAAAGGGTTTCAAGTTCATATTGATATACCAGAAAGAAATATATATGCACTTGGAAATGTAGAAGTATTAGGTAGGGTATTGAACAATTTAATATCAAATGCAATTACATATGGAGACGATGGAAAGATACTGGGTATGACGTTAAGAGATGATGAAAAGAATGTGTATATATACGTATGGGATAAAGGAAAAGGGATTGATGAATCTCATATTGATAAAGTGTTTGAGCGTATGTACACACTTGAAGATTCGAGAAATAGATTGTACCAAGGAAGCGGTTTAGGGTTAACGATTACGAAAAGACTGGTGGAAGCGATGGATGGAAAAATTCATCTTTCTAGTAAGCCGTATGAAAAAACAATTTTTACAGTTGCATTAAAAAAGATGCAGTTTTAG
- a CDS encoding response regulator transcription factor — protein sequence MSHHILLVEDDISIQEMVEKYLIKEGFQVTIASDGEEGVNTYLKGSFDLIILDIMMPKLDGLEVVRIIREKSAVPILMMSAKDTDVDKAVGLGLGADDYICKPFSMIELAARVKAGIRRSTKYSTTEETEKMIQIGDLTIDPINFTVEKNGKPLKLTLKEFEILKLFVKNQNRVFTKSQIYTLVWNEEYYGDDNVINVHMRRLREKIESDPSNPEYIKTLWGIGYKLEVM from the coding sequence ATGTCACATCATATTTTATTAGTTGAAGATGATATCTCAATTCAAGAGATGGTGGAAAAGTATTTGATAAAAGAGGGCTTTCAAGTAACAATTGCGTCTGATGGAGAAGAAGGCGTGAACACATATTTAAAAGGTTCATTTGATTTGATTATCCTCGACATTATGATGCCAAAGCTAGATGGCTTAGAGGTTGTACGAATTATTCGAGAAAAAAGTGCTGTTCCGATTTTAATGATGTCGGCAAAAGATACAGATGTTGATAAAGCTGTTGGATTAGGACTTGGAGCAGATGATTACATTTGTAAGCCATTTTCTATGATTGAATTAGCTGCACGTGTAAAGGCAGGTATTCGAAGATCTACGAAATATTCGACTACAGAAGAAACAGAAAAGATGATTCAAATTGGCGATTTAACAATCGATCCAATTAATTTTACCGTAGAAAAAAACGGGAAGCCTCTCAAACTTACTTTAAAAGAATTTGAGATTTTAAAACTGTTCGTAAAGAATCAAAATCGTGTATTTACAAAATCGCAAATATATACGTTAGTTTGGAACGAAGAGTATTATGGAGATGATAACGTTATTAATGTTCATATGAGGAGATTGCGTGAGAAAATCGAAAGTGATCCATCTAATCCAGAATATATTAAAACGTTATGGGGCATCGGCTATAAGTTGGAAGTGATGTAA
- a CDS encoding YwbE family protein, with protein MNGQKRSNIAPGLEVDIVLKQDQRTGKLTRGIVKDILTNSPSHPHGIKVRLQDGQVGRVQNIVQ; from the coding sequence ATGAACGGACAAAAACGTTCTAATATCGCGCCCGGTCTTGAAGTTGATATTGTATTAAAACAAGATCAACGAACAGGCAAATTAACACGTGGAATTGTAAAAGATATTTTAACAAACTCCCCTTCCCATCCGCATGGCATTAAAGTACGATTGCAGGACGGGCAAGTCGGTAGAGTACAAAATATCGTTCAATAA